A genome region from Parafrankia irregularis includes the following:
- a CDS encoding LysR family transcriptional regulator: MDTHRLGYFLRVADEGSISRAASVLGIAQPALSRHIRLLEEDLGVTLFLRTARGVQLTEEGERLRATTAAPLRQLELAMLYVGSPLARIERGLHIGLPTTAAGVLAVPLLESLGAAFPKVHFQITVAGTEELVEGILKGVVDIAMIGPLSDGRLFYEDLLEDDLLVVGAGSADLRPDRAVSFAELTAHPLVLPASATGVRTSVENTALRLKLRITARFVTDSLQVMKDLIGAGYGWGVLPLSACGPEIDAGVLRAAPLRDPSLATRFGIAVTTHLELPTGFATRVIEIIKSEAARLIGTGAWAARLLPHPPADGS, translated from the coding sequence ATGGACACCCACCGGCTCGGCTACTTCCTGCGCGTCGCGGACGAAGGTTCCATCAGCCGCGCCGCCAGCGTTCTCGGGATCGCCCAGCCGGCGCTCAGCCGGCACATTCGGCTGCTGGAGGAGGATCTGGGCGTCACGCTCTTCCTGCGGACCGCTCGCGGCGTTCAGCTGACCGAGGAGGGTGAGCGGCTGCGTGCCACCACGGCCGCACCGCTGCGCCAGCTCGAGCTCGCGATGCTCTATGTCGGATCCCCGCTCGCGCGCATCGAGCGGGGCCTGCATATCGGGCTGCCGACGACCGCCGCCGGAGTGCTGGCCGTGCCGCTGCTGGAAAGCCTGGGGGCCGCATTTCCCAAGGTGCATTTCCAGATAACCGTCGCGGGTACCGAGGAGCTCGTCGAGGGAATCCTCAAAGGCGTCGTTGACATTGCGATGATAGGTCCCCTCTCGGATGGGAGGCTTTTCTACGAGGATCTGCTGGAGGACGACCTTCTCGTGGTCGGGGCCGGCTCCGCCGACCTGCGGCCGGACCGCGCTGTCAGCTTCGCCGAGCTGACAGCACACCCGCTGGTGCTGCCGGCGAGCGCGACCGGCGTGCGCACCAGCGTCGAGAACACGGCGCTGCGGCTCAAGCTGAGGATCACCGCACGGTTCGTCACCGATTCGCTGCAGGTGATGAAGGACCTCATCGGCGCGGGCTACGGCTGGGGTGTTCTCCCGCTTTCGGCCTGCGGGCCCGAGATCGACGCCGGTGTCCTGCGGGCGGCTCCGTTGCGCGACCCGTCACTCGCCACCCGGTTCGGTATCGCCGTGACCACACACCTCGAACTGCCGACCGGCTTCGCCACCAGGGTCATCGAGATCATCAAGAGCGAGGCCGCCAGGCTGATCGGAACCGGAGCGTGGGCCGCGCGACTGCTTCCACACCCACCGGCCGACGGATCCTGA
- a CDS encoding TauD/TfdA family dioxygenase, with protein sequence MTITTTLEPVTGPFVWRGDELSRTDDWIFRLGPDQVAELEEVGRRFIADDPDLRTVSAAQYPLTAAAEAIRRFGADMDSGRGFVLIRGLRMEEYDDTLAAAIFYLIGLHLGEPIRQNELGDLIDHIVGVSDKAYEEGGLPSRTRDKLPYHSDSSDAVALMCLRPPASGGLSSLVSGATVFNELLARRPDLAPLLLEPWHYDWRRQDPDAPADTYTSPIVSWTQGCFSMYAGADMIESAHRYPGVPPLTGPQREALALIEEITYSDGVALDMDFQPGDIQWLLNYAALHSRTEFVNGADFAHTRHLLRLWLRRDVGRPLVENFGKHVVVDRSSTRTEDAVRDTQGHFRIREAAAVRTDWGD encoded by the coding sequence ATGACCATCACCACCACGCTGGAGCCGGTCACCGGGCCGTTCGTCTGGCGCGGCGACGAACTGTCCCGCACCGACGACTGGATCTTCCGGCTCGGCCCGGACCAGGTGGCCGAGCTGGAGGAGGTCGGGCGGCGGTTCATCGCCGACGACCCGGACCTGCGGACCGTCAGCGCCGCGCAGTACCCGCTCACGGCCGCCGCCGAGGCGATCCGCCGGTTCGGCGCCGACATGGACTCCGGCCGGGGCTTCGTCCTCATCCGCGGGCTGCGGATGGAGGAGTACGACGACACCCTCGCCGCGGCGATCTTCTACCTGATCGGCCTGCACCTGGGTGAACCGATCCGCCAGAACGAGCTCGGTGACCTCATCGACCACATCGTGGGCGTGTCGGACAAGGCCTACGAGGAGGGCGGCCTGCCGTCGCGGACCCGGGACAAGCTGCCCTACCACTCCGACAGCTCCGACGCGGTGGCGCTGATGTGCCTGCGTCCACCGGCGTCCGGTGGCCTGAGCAGCCTGGTCAGCGGCGCGACGGTCTTCAACGAGCTGCTCGCGCGCCGCCCCGACCTGGCTCCGCTGCTGTTGGAACCCTGGCACTACGACTGGCGGCGGCAGGACCCGGACGCACCGGCGGACACCTACACCTCGCCGATCGTCAGCTGGACCCAGGGCTGCTTCAGCATGTACGCGGGCGCCGACATGATCGAGTCGGCACATCGCTACCCGGGCGTGCCGCCGCTCACCGGGCCGCAGCGGGAGGCGCTCGCGCTGATCGAGGAGATCACCTACTCCGACGGTGTCGCGCTCGACATGGACTTCCAGCCCGGCGACATCCAGTGGCTTCTCAACTACGCGGCGCTGCATTCGCGTACCGAGTTCGTCAACGGCGCCGACTTCGCCCACACCCGCCACCTGCTGCGCCTGTGGCTGCGCCGGGATGTCGGCCGCCCGCTGGTGGAGAACTTCGGCAAGCACGTGGTGGTGGACCGGTCCAGCACCCGGACCGAGGACGCCGTCAGGGACACCCAGGGACACTTCCGCATCCGTGAGGCGGCGGCGGTGCGCACCGACTGGGGCGACTGA
- a CDS encoding amidohydrolase family protein — protein sequence MPAGMAGPADLLVIGGQVVTMDTGRRVLDGGAVAVRDGRIVGVGPTDEIRAAFPGSTELDATGCVVTPGLINAHQHTTGDPLVRSVIPDDIDSQASIFEWAMPLHAAHLPADDEISALLTAVEALRAGVTTIVEPGTVAHPERVGAALRRAGIRATLGTWGWDAPGLPYSGPVEEVLARQSEVVRAFPPGGLVSGWVTLVGHDLASDELLVGAAGLAQELDTGFTLHLAPSVDDVHAYRRRSGRGPVEHLAALGVLGPRLLLGHGVWLSEEEIEILAATGTAVACCPWAYLRLGQGLTRAGRHVPFWRAGGRLALGCDSHNAGDRVDVLDAARLLAGLSRDAPADGVAPLRAGEAFALATVDGAAAIGFGGVTGALAEGLEADIVVFRTDDPAWVPVGDLARQLVWNAPTHTVRDVLVAGRQVVRGGRVTTVDSDALWAAARDRAAALLDRADLRIPRSWA from the coding sequence ATGCCAGCCGGCATGGCCGGCCCCGCGGACCTCCTGGTCATCGGCGGCCAGGTGGTCACGATGGACACCGGGCGACGCGTCCTCGACGGCGGCGCGGTCGCTGTGCGTGACGGGCGGATCGTGGGCGTCGGCCCGACCGACGAGATCAGGGCCGCGTTCCCCGGCAGCACCGAGCTGGATGCGACCGGCTGTGTGGTCACACCAGGCCTGATCAACGCCCACCAGCACACCACCGGAGATCCGCTGGTACGCAGCGTCATCCCGGACGACATCGACTCCCAGGCGTCGATCTTCGAGTGGGCGATGCCCCTGCACGCCGCGCACCTGCCCGCGGACGACGAGATCTCGGCGCTGCTCACCGCGGTCGAGGCGTTGCGGGCCGGGGTGACCACGATCGTCGAGCCGGGCACTGTGGCCCACCCGGAGCGGGTCGGTGCGGCGCTGCGCCGCGCCGGGATCCGGGCGACGCTGGGCACCTGGGGCTGGGACGCGCCGGGGCTGCCCTACTCCGGTCCGGTCGAGGAGGTGCTCGCCCGGCAGTCCGAGGTCGTCCGGGCGTTCCCGCCCGGCGGGCTGGTCAGCGGGTGGGTCACTCTCGTGGGCCACGACCTCGCCAGCGACGAGCTGCTCGTCGGCGCCGCCGGGCTCGCCCAGGAGCTGGACACCGGCTTCACCCTGCACCTGGCGCCGAGTGTCGACGACGTCCACGCCTACCGGCGGCGCAGCGGGCGTGGGCCGGTGGAGCATCTGGCCGCGCTCGGCGTGCTCGGCCCCCGGCTGCTGCTCGGCCACGGAGTGTGGCTGTCAGAAGAGGAGATCGAGATCCTCGCCGCGACCGGCACTGCTGTCGCCTGCTGCCCGTGGGCGTACCTGCGGCTCGGGCAGGGACTGACCAGGGCAGGACGGCACGTCCCGTTCTGGCGGGCCGGTGGCCGGCTGGCGCTGGGGTGCGACTCGCACAACGCCGGTGACCGGGTCGACGTCCTGGACGCGGCGCGGTTGCTGGCCGGGCTGTCGCGGGACGCCCCCGCCGACGGTGTCGCCCCGCTGCGGGCGGGGGAGGCGTTCGCGCTGGCCACCGTCGACGGCGCGGCCGCGATCGGCTTCGGCGGGGTGACCGGAGCGCTGGCCGAGGGCCTGGAGGCGGACATCGTCGTCTTCCGCACCGACGACCCGGCGTGGGTGCCGGTCGGCGACCTGGCCCGCCAGCTGGTGTGGAACGCGCCGACCCACACGGTGCGTGACGTGCTTGTCGCCGGCCGCCAGGTGGTGCGGGGCGGTCGGGTCACGACAGTGGACTCCGACGCGCTGTGGGCGGCGGCCCGCGACCGTGCGGCGGCCCTGCTCGACCGGGCAGACCTGCGGATACCCCGCTCCTGGGCATAG
- a CDS encoding VOC family protein: MSRPEHSLFEQDWPVSDPGGGPAGEFRFFQLGFLVDDLLEAAARWARVFGVGPFHVMPVVDQQATYRGEPATVTIQIAVAQAGPVQIELVKQLCDRPGIYREWRRGRVSALHQLCTVTPDYEGRKAHYAQLGYELACESVSGSFRVAYFDTSADFGFYTEVVEQTPNFLVQLDRISRTCAEWDGSDPVRLITRGGYQVPRA; encoded by the coding sequence ATGAGCCGGCCGGAACATTCACTGTTCGAACAGGACTGGCCGGTCAGTGATCCCGGTGGTGGGCCGGCCGGCGAGTTCCGGTTCTTCCAGCTCGGCTTCCTGGTCGACGATCTGCTGGAGGCCGCGGCGAGGTGGGCCCGGGTCTTCGGGGTGGGGCCGTTCCATGTCATGCCGGTCGTCGACCAGCAGGCGACCTACCGCGGCGAGCCGGCCACCGTGACGATCCAGATCGCGGTGGCGCAGGCCGGGCCGGTGCAGATCGAGCTCGTGAAGCAGCTCTGCGACCGCCCCGGGATCTACCGGGAATGGCGGCGCGGCCGGGTGTCGGCGCTGCATCAGCTCTGCACGGTGACGCCGGACTACGAGGGCAGGAAGGCGCACTACGCGCAGCTGGGTTACGAACTCGCCTGCGAAAGCGTCAGCGGCTCCTTCCGGGTGGCCTATTTCGACACCAGCGCGGACTTCGGCTTCTACACCGAGGTGGTGGAACAGACGCCGAATTTTCTCGTGCAGCTGGACCGGATCTCGCGGACCTGCGCGGAATGGGACGGCAGCGACCCGGTCCGCCTGATCACCCGCGGCGGCTACCAGGTGCCGCGGGCATGA
- a CDS encoding ABC transporter permease, whose translation MSVHAPARPPSAPGTGTGTGTGTGTGTGIGTGDHGLRGSVDRAARALLRPSSTGVSPLLVAVCTMASVAVALGVTALLVTTTGGSPSEVFSSMLDGSVGSPGAISQTLVEMTPLLLVAVGACISSRAGVFNIGQEGQLLVGAMVGAFVGLRTQGPPALVLTLTLLGSALGGAAWAAVPAVMHYRRGVDVVVSTMLMIFVAQQLVSYVVSSPSLLQETRRPGAIVAAQSDALAPSFRLPSIGQYPDLSIGAGAIIAVVLAVVTGVALARSRWGFKVRMLGLNPLAARHAGVRAATFGGLALAISGGFSGLAGGAVLAGEVYRLQPAMSDNYGWDGLLVALVARNSPVASVATALVFGALRSGGGVLASTGVPAYLIDVTQALLVLAFVLPPAVLALLRAAADRRRGRAAAGTAGRPAVAANSESTMARAR comes from the coding sequence ATGAGCGTCCACGCTCCGGCCCGCCCGCCGTCCGCGCCCGGCACCGGCACCGGCACCGGCACTGGCACTGGCACTGGCACCGGCATCGGCACCGGCGACCACGGGCTGCGCGGGTCGGTGGACCGGGCCGCGCGGGCCCTGCTCAGACCGTCCAGCACGGGCGTCTCGCCGCTGCTCGTCGCCGTGTGCACGATGGCATCGGTGGCCGTGGCGCTCGGTGTGACCGCGCTGCTGGTCACCACGACGGGCGGCTCACCGTCCGAGGTGTTCTCCTCGATGCTGGACGGAAGTGTCGGGAGCCCCGGTGCGATCAGCCAGACACTGGTCGAGATGACCCCGTTGCTGCTGGTGGCCGTGGGTGCGTGCATCAGCAGCCGCGCGGGCGTGTTCAACATCGGCCAGGAGGGCCAGCTCCTCGTCGGCGCGATGGTCGGTGCGTTCGTCGGGCTGCGTACCCAGGGGCCGCCGGCGCTGGTGCTGACGCTGACCCTGCTCGGCTCGGCGCTGGGCGGCGCGGCCTGGGCGGCGGTGCCCGCGGTGATGCACTACCGCCGCGGGGTGGACGTCGTCGTCAGCACGATGCTCATGATCTTCGTGGCGCAGCAGCTGGTGAGCTACGTCGTGAGCAGCCCGTCGCTGCTGCAGGAGACCCGCCGGCCGGGCGCGATCGTGGCGGCGCAGTCCGACGCGCTCGCCCCGTCCTTCCGGCTGCCGTCGATCGGGCAGTATCCCGATCTCAGTATCGGGGCGGGCGCGATCATCGCGGTGGTGCTCGCGGTCGTCACCGGCGTCGCGCTGGCCCGCAGCCGGTGGGGTTTCAAGGTTCGGATGCTGGGACTCAACCCGCTCGCCGCGCGGCACGCCGGGGTACGTGCGGCCACCTTCGGCGGGCTCGCGCTGGCGATCTCCGGAGGGTTCTCCGGCCTGGCCGGCGGCGCGGTGCTCGCGGGCGAGGTCTACCGGCTCCAGCCGGCGATGTCGGACAACTACGGCTGGGACGGTCTGCTGGTCGCACTGGTCGCCCGCAACAGCCCGGTCGCCTCGGTCGCCACCGCGCTGGTGTTCGGTGCGCTGCGGTCCGGCGGCGGGGTGCTCGCCTCGACCGGCGTGCCCGCCTATCTGATCGACGTCACCCAGGCGCTGCTCGTGCTCGCCTTCGTGCTGCCCCCGGCCGTGCTGGCGCTGCTGCGCGCCGCCGCCGACCGCCGCCGCGGACGGGCCGCGGCGGGCACCGCGGGCCGTCCGGCCGTGGCCGCGAACTCCGAATCGACGATGGCGAGGGCCCGATGA
- a CDS encoding ABC transporter ATP-binding protein encodes MTDTSRPTATATVRIPAPAPGPDHTHHVPRQAHHAPDHVSVAAPAIELRGITKRYGQVVACDGIDLAVRRGEIHGLLGENGAGKSTLMKVLSGLIRPDAGMILRDGEPIDVTDPRAAAGIGVGMVHQHFSLVGALTVWENVILGDATAGLAGLPASQGAGRGRDGGDRLPGDGRWAGRMRAGRRWAGGGRLRREEACAQTVRIGERYGIAVDPLARVDTLSAGQRQRVEIIKCLRRDPDVIILDEPTSVLSLAESRDLFAVLRRAVTGDGPPAAAACPEAGVGAGAGAGAGAAKAVVLISHKLTEILTATDRVTVLRRGRVVARRETSGTDAATLAREMVGREVALGEEAAALGLTPATAAATAPATARSVPPAPATAGTRTSQPAADEAAALELDGVLVRSPAGSALLDAFTLSLRPGEIVGLYGVEGNGQHTLGDLMSGLIIPAAGEVRVGGRPIDLRRPGALHAAGVGVISEDRHRSGCVLDMSVADNLVLTDLAPVSGRMLVSRRRQLRHAAELAERFAISCPSLDAPLRTLSGGNQQRVVLARELAGRPSVLVAAQPTRGLDVGAIESMYVELRAAAARGVAVLLVSTELEEVMALSDRIAVISAGRMAGELAPEDADAESLGLLVGGAALTGPAR; translated from the coding sequence ATGACCGATACCTCCCGGCCCACCGCGACCGCGACCGTTCGCATCCCGGCGCCCGCTCCCGGCCCGGACCACACCCACCACGTCCCGCGTCAGGCCCACCACGCCCCGGACCACGTCTCGGTGGCTGCCCCGGCCATCGAGCTGCGGGGCATCACCAAGCGGTACGGCCAGGTCGTCGCCTGCGACGGCATCGACCTGGCCGTGCGCCGCGGGGAGATCCACGGGCTGCTCGGCGAGAACGGGGCCGGCAAGTCGACCCTGATGAAGGTGCTCAGCGGGCTGATCCGGCCGGATGCCGGCATGATCCTGCGGGACGGCGAACCGATCGACGTCACGGACCCGCGGGCCGCGGCCGGTATCGGTGTCGGCATGGTTCACCAGCACTTCAGCCTGGTCGGCGCCCTGACCGTCTGGGAGAACGTCATTCTTGGGGACGCGACGGCCGGTCTCGCCGGGCTGCCCGCCAGCCAGGGCGCCGGTCGCGGACGGGACGGCGGTGATCGGCTGCCGGGCGACGGGCGGTGGGCCGGGCGGATGCGGGCCGGGCGGCGCTGGGCCGGAGGTGGTCGACTGCGGCGGGAGGAGGCCTGCGCCCAGACGGTGCGGATCGGCGAGCGGTACGGCATCGCCGTGGATCCGCTCGCCCGGGTCGACACGCTGTCCGCCGGGCAGCGCCAGCGCGTCGAGATCATCAAGTGCCTGCGCCGGGACCCTGATGTGATCATTCTCGACGAGCCCACCTCGGTTCTGTCGTTGGCCGAATCGCGGGACCTGTTCGCCGTGCTGCGCCGTGCGGTCACCGGCGACGGCCCGCCGGCTGCGGCTGCCTGTCCAGAAGCGGGAGTGGGAGCTGGCGCGGGGGCGGGGGCGGGAGCGGCAAAGGCGGTCGTCCTGATCAGCCACAAGCTGACCGAGATCCTCACCGCCACCGACCGGGTCACCGTGCTGCGCCGGGGCCGGGTGGTCGCGCGACGGGAGACGTCCGGTACCGACGCGGCCACGCTCGCCCGCGAGATGGTCGGCCGGGAGGTGGCGCTCGGCGAGGAGGCCGCCGCCCTCGGCCTGACGCCGGCGACAGCCGCGGCGACGGCGCCGGCCACGGCACGCAGCGTCCCGCCGGCCCCCGCCACCGCCGGGACGCGGACCAGCCAGCCGGCCGCCGACGAGGCGGCCGCGCTTGAGCTGGACGGCGTGCTGGTGCGTTCACCTGCCGGGAGCGCCCTGCTGGACGCCTTCACGCTCAGCCTGCGTCCCGGCGAGATCGTCGGCCTCTACGGGGTGGAGGGCAACGGGCAGCACACCCTCGGCGATCTGATGTCCGGCCTGATCATCCCGGCTGCCGGCGAGGTGCGGGTCGGGGGCCGGCCCATCGACCTGCGTCGCCCCGGTGCCCTGCACGCTGCCGGAGTCGGGGTGATCTCCGAGGACCGCCACCGCTCCGGCTGCGTGCTGGACATGAGCGTCGCAGACAACCTGGTGCTCACCGATCTCGCGCCGGTCAGCGGCCGGATGCTGGTCAGCCGGCGCCGGCAGCTGCGGCACGCCGCCGAGCTCGCCGAACGGTTCGCCATCTCCTGCCCCTCGCTGGACGCGCCGCTGCGGACGCTGTCCGGCGGCAACCAGCAGCGGGTCGTGCTCGCCCGCGAGCTGGCGGGACGACCGTCGGTGCTGGTCGCGGCCCAGCCCACCCGTGGGCTGGACGTCGGTGCCATCGAGTCGATGTACGTCGAGCTGCGGGCAGCGGCGGCCCGCGGGGTCGCGGTCCTGCTCGTGTCGACCGAACTGGAGGAGGTGATGGCCTTGTCGGACCGGATCGCGGTGATCTCCGCCGGCCGGATGGCCGGCGAGCTCGCCCCCGAGGACGCCGACGCCGAAAGCCTGGGCCTGCTCGTCGGCGGTGCCGCGCTCACCGGGCCGGCGCGATGA
- a CDS encoding BMP family ABC transporter substrate-binding protein: MTARFSLHRAIPRLTAVSAAALSLALVAACGDNSTSATSAENGASAAPAAGTVPAGEPDVNGDGKIVIGILSPGDTNDNGYYESFVASAKTFAADQGWQIITQDKINPADAVSAARNVCRQGVDLVAVGASELKDALPVAQEAVCAKTAWYVAAGQGVELTPYISTSQDDVNESLLAAGYAAGLLMKENGDTKAGYVTGPEADFSVLAYKAFKAGIREVIPDAEVLATYTGSFDDAAKGQEAAQAQINQGVKMFYPYLGGATDAAAKIASDAGVPTLTPGTDRCSDPTAKFAISAIFSPGDYFAAALKDFSAGTLKMGVTRHWKMGVDAVPTVKVCAGTDEQTAAVNKFISDIGSGAIVPADEVAKLGG, encoded by the coding sequence TTGACTGCTAGGTTCTCGCTCCACCGCGCTATCCCACGCCTGACCGCCGTCTCGGCGGCCGCGCTGTCGCTGGCACTCGTGGCCGCCTGCGGTGACAACTCCACGAGCGCGACCTCGGCCGAGAACGGCGCGTCGGCCGCCCCGGCCGCGGGCACCGTCCCGGCCGGCGAGCCGGACGTGAACGGTGACGGCAAGATCGTCATCGGCATCCTCAGCCCCGGTGACACCAACGACAACGGCTACTACGAGAGCTTCGTGGCCTCGGCGAAGACGTTCGCGGCCGACCAGGGCTGGCAGATCATCACCCAGGACAAGATCAACCCGGCCGACGCGGTGTCGGCCGCCCGCAACGTCTGCCGGCAGGGTGTCGACCTGGTCGCCGTCGGTGCCAGCGAGCTCAAGGACGCGCTGCCCGTCGCCCAGGAGGCCGTCTGCGCGAAGACGGCCTGGTACGTCGCCGCCGGTCAGGGCGTCGAGCTCACCCCCTACATCTCGACCTCCCAGGACGACGTCAACGAGAGCCTGCTCGCGGCCGGATACGCCGCCGGCCTGCTGATGAAGGAGAACGGGGACACCAAGGCCGGCTATGTCACCGGGCCGGAGGCGGACTTCTCCGTCCTCGCCTACAAGGCGTTCAAGGCCGGCATCCGCGAGGTGATCCCGGACGCGGAGGTTCTCGCCACCTACACCGGTTCGTTCGACGACGCGGCCAAGGGGCAGGAAGCCGCCCAGGCGCAGATCAACCAGGGCGTCAAGATGTTCTACCCGTACCTGGGCGGCGCGACCGACGCCGCGGCGAAGATCGCGAGCGATGCGGGTGTGCCGACGCTGACCCCCGGTACCGACCGCTGCTCCGACCCGACCGCGAAGTTCGCCATCTCAGCGATCTTCAGCCCCGGTGACTACTTCGCGGCCGCGCTGAAGGACTTCTCCGCCGGCACGCTGAAGATGGGCGTCACCAGGCACTGGAAGATGGGCGTCGACGCGGTGCCGACCGTGAAGGTCTGCGCCGGCACGGACGAGCAGACCGCCGCGGTCAACAAGTTCATCTCGGACATCGGTTCGGGTGCCATCGTCCCGGCCGACGAGGTCGCGAAGCTCGGCGGCTGA